One Nonomuraea angiospora DNA segment encodes these proteins:
- a CDS encoding S1C family serine protease: MNASEPHQQGTSGWSQFGSAPPVAGGFPRRDTIVMEQPPPPPPPVNEPGSGAGRRAVAALALAAMAIGGGVVGAVVVSTFRAEPVATAGAPSPVFKSAADQLTVAEVAAKVQPTVVMIQGQSGEGSGVVLSPDGLILTNNHVVEGAGQGGGQMTVKFSDGKTAKAGVVGTDPATDLAVIRAEGVSGLAKATLGDSGALKVGDPVLAIGSPLGLDGSVTAGIVSALDRTLTTGPDQRQQIPPGLGQEQQQSAGTTIGGAIQTDAAINPGNSGGALVNATGELIGINTAIASNAAGGGVGFAIPVNTAKQVSEQLISNGKVSHAFLGVSVTDATGDVPGALIGQITAGSPADKAGLKQGDLITKIGDTTVDAGETVVGQVRGFKPGQQVKITYMRDGKLSEVTVALQEKR; this comes from the coding sequence ATGAACGCGAGCGAGCCCCATCAGCAGGGGACCAGCGGGTGGAGTCAGTTCGGCAGTGCACCGCCGGTGGCCGGGGGCTTCCCCCGACGCGACACGATCGTCATGGAGCAGCCGCCACCGCCGCCACCTCCCGTGAATGAGCCCGGTTCCGGCGCCGGCCGAAGGGCCGTCGCCGCGCTGGCCCTGGCCGCCATGGCCATCGGCGGCGGCGTTGTGGGCGCCGTCGTTGTCAGCACGTTCCGGGCCGAGCCGGTGGCCACCGCCGGCGCGCCGAGCCCAGTCTTCAAGTCGGCCGCCGACCAGCTCACGGTGGCCGAGGTCGCGGCCAAGGTGCAGCCGACCGTCGTGATGATCCAGGGCCAGAGCGGCGAGGGCTCCGGAGTGGTGCTGTCGCCGGACGGGCTCATCCTCACCAACAACCACGTGGTCGAAGGGGCCGGCCAGGGCGGCGGGCAGATGACCGTCAAGTTCAGCGACGGCAAGACGGCCAAGGCCGGCGTCGTCGGCACCGACCCGGCCACCGACCTCGCCGTCATCAGGGCCGAAGGCGTCTCCGGGCTGGCCAAGGCCACCCTCGGCGACAGCGGCGCGCTCAAGGTCGGCGACCCGGTGCTGGCCATCGGAAGCCCGCTCGGGCTGGACGGATCGGTTACGGCGGGCATCGTCAGCGCGCTCGACCGTACCCTCACCACCGGTCCTGACCAACGGCAGCAGATCCCGCCGGGCTTGGGCCAGGAGCAGCAGCAGAGCGCCGGGACCACGATCGGCGGCGCCATCCAGACCGACGCCGCCATCAACCCCGGCAACTCCGGCGGCGCGCTGGTGAACGCCACCGGCGAGCTGATCGGCATCAACACCGCGATCGCCTCGAACGCGGCGGGCGGCGGCGTCGGCTTCGCCATCCCGGTCAACACCGCCAAGCAGGTCTCCGAGCAGCTCATCAGCAACGGCAAGGTCAGCCACGCGTTCCTCGGCGTGAGCGTCACCGACGCGACCGGCGACGTTCCCGGCGCCCTGATCGGGCAGATCACCGCGGGGAGCCCGGCGGACAAGGCGGGCCTGAAGCAGGGGGACCTGATCACCAAGATCGGCGACACGACGGTCGACGCAGGGGAAACGGTGGTCGGACAGGTGAGAGGTTTCAAACCGGGCCAACAGGTCAAGATCACGTACATGAGGGACGGCAAGCTCAGCGAGGTCACCGTTGCCCTCCAAGAGAAGAGGTAG
- a CDS encoding PucR family transcriptional regulator, protein MDLQDLLEDLAQRLGCGLFVDSTDGRLLGYSKQDAHADPARVASVMSRRVPPEIREWQNRYGISKATEVVRLPPNDELGIRARFCVPIRRDGRCLGYLWIPADGKALDETALGALQGAAAELARALAGRGDEREGLIRWLLDPDRTGEGARDRLAALEPSLLSSEVLICAGVPMGRHRERVPALSATELERLGTALPRVLPCFVTPTHVIALLLSGPSGPTALDEALRKVARRPFAIGIGDPVPFEVRAVRDAYGQARAAAGVAALDPALPRVLPWSGAGPYRMLLPVAPGADPVLVPLKEDEELLRTLETYLDAGCDVQRTAASLHLHRTTVYYRLDRIATTLGADLRDGLVRSHLHLALKARRLSGRPSNGHSVVT, encoded by the coding sequence ATGGATCTTCAAGACCTGCTGGAAGACCTCGCTCAGCGGCTGGGCTGCGGACTGTTCGTCGACTCGACGGATGGGCGGCTGCTCGGCTACAGCAAGCAGGACGCGCACGCGGACCCGGCCCGCGTCGCCTCGGTCATGTCGCGCCGGGTCCCGCCTGAGATTCGTGAGTGGCAGAACCGGTACGGGATCTCCAAGGCCACGGAGGTCGTCCGCCTGCCCCCGAACGATGAGCTCGGCATACGGGCTCGCTTCTGCGTCCCCATCCGGCGTGATGGGCGGTGCCTCGGCTATCTGTGGATCCCCGCGGACGGTAAGGCGCTCGACGAGACCGCGCTCGGCGCGCTGCAGGGTGCCGCCGCCGAACTGGCCCGGGCCCTGGCAGGGCGGGGCGACGAGCGTGAGGGCCTGATCCGCTGGTTGCTCGATCCGGACCGAACCGGGGAAGGAGCCCGTGATCGGCTGGCTGCGCTCGAGCCGTCGCTGCTCTCCTCCGAGGTCCTCATCTGCGCCGGCGTGCCGATGGGACGCCACCGCGAGCGGGTGCCCGCCTTGTCCGCCACCGAGCTGGAGCGCCTCGGCACGGCTCTACCGCGGGTGCTTCCTTGCTTCGTCACTCCCACGCACGTGATCGCCCTGCTCCTGTCCGGTCCGAGCGGTCCCACGGCCTTGGACGAGGCGCTGCGCAAGGTCGCCCGTCGTCCCTTCGCCATCGGGATCGGTGACCCAGTGCCCTTCGAAGTTCGTGCGGTGCGCGACGCGTATGGACAAGCCAGGGCGGCGGCCGGGGTGGCCGCGCTGGATCCGGCCTTGCCGCGGGTTCTGCCGTGGTCGGGCGCCGGGCCGTACCGCATGTTGCTTCCCGTCGCGCCGGGGGCCGATCCCGTGCTCGTCCCGCTGAAAGAGGATGAAGAGCTTCTGCGGACCCTGGAGACGTACCTCGATGCCGGCTGTGACGTTCAGCGCACGGCGGCGTCGCTGCATCTGCACCGCACCACGGTGTACTACCGGCTCGACCGGATAGCCACGACCCTCGGGGCGGATCTTCGCGACGGGCTGGTGCGCTCCCACCTGCACCTCGCCTTGAAGGCACGTCGTCTCAGCGGCCGGCCCTCGAACGGACACTCCGTGGTGACCTGA
- the glyA gene encoding serine hydroxymethyltransferase, with protein MRARFPRPWISAASERLTREVAGAVAGRSPAATLEEIGRLVAWNHRIHHAEAVNLNPATNVMNPRAEALLSAGLGTRPSLGHPAEKYETGLEAIERIEIIAAELAAQVFDADYAEVRVGSGALANLYAFMATCRPGDTIIVPPTSVGGHVTHHAEGAAGLYGLTTVPAPAAQGGYTVDLTGLREMAMRLRPKLITIGGSLNLFPHPIAAVREIAESVGARVLCDAAHMCGMIAGGVWPNPLREGAHLITMSTYKSLGGPPGGLVVTDDEELAQRLDTIAYPGLTANSDAGRIAALAVTMLDWQAEGPAYAQAMAANAARLAAELRALDVPVFAGGTRSHQFAVPAHRFGGGQCASRRLRAANLLACGIGLPMAPVAGDLNGLRLGTPEITRNGMDEDDMPALAAFIARALAPASVPATLAAEVTAWRAPFTEVRFTAVPRPVGPPHDPSDQ; from the coding sequence ATGCGTGCCCGCTTTCCCCGTCCCTGGATCTCCGCCGCGAGCGAGCGGCTGACGCGCGAGGTAGCAGGCGCCGTGGCGGGGCGATCCCCCGCCGCCACGCTGGAGGAGATCGGCCGCCTGGTGGCCTGGAACCACCGCATTCACCACGCTGAGGCGGTCAATCTCAATCCCGCGACAAACGTCATGAATCCCCGGGCCGAGGCGCTGCTGTCGGCTGGACTCGGCACGCGTCCCTCACTCGGCCATCCGGCGGAGAAGTACGAGACGGGCCTGGAGGCCATCGAACGGATCGAGATCATCGCCGCTGAGCTGGCCGCGCAGGTCTTCGACGCCGACTACGCCGAGGTCCGCGTCGGCTCCGGCGCGCTTGCCAACCTGTACGCCTTCATGGCGACCTGCCGCCCCGGCGACACGATCATCGTTCCACCCACGAGCGTCGGCGGCCACGTCACCCACCACGCTGAGGGGGCCGCCGGGCTGTACGGGCTCACCACCGTCCCCGCCCCCGCCGCCCAGGGCGGCTACACGGTCGACCTGACTGGGCTGCGGGAAATGGCCATGCGACTTCGTCCGAAGTTGATCACCATCGGCGGCAGCCTCAACCTCTTCCCCCACCCGATCGCGGCCGTGCGGGAGATCGCCGAATCCGTCGGAGCACGCGTGCTCTGCGATGCGGCCCACATGTGCGGCATGATCGCCGGCGGGGTCTGGCCGAACCCGCTGCGCGAGGGCGCGCACCTGATCACGATGAGCACGTACAAGAGCCTTGGGGGGCCGCCCGGCGGGCTGGTGGTCACGGACGATGAGGAACTGGCGCAGCGTCTCGACACCATCGCCTACCCCGGGTTGACCGCCAACTCCGACGCCGGTCGCATCGCCGCATTGGCCGTCACGATGCTCGACTGGCAGGCGGAGGGGCCCGCCTACGCACAGGCGATGGCGGCGAACGCGGCCCGGCTCGCGGCTGAACTGCGAGCGCTGGATGTGCCGGTGTTCGCGGGTGGGACCAGGTCGCACCAGTTCGCCGTGCCCGCCCACCGCTTCGGCGGAGGGCAGTGCGCCTCCCGCCGGCTCCGAGCCGCCAACCTGCTCGCGTGCGGCATCGGCCTGCCCATGGCGCCGGTGGCCGGCGACCTGAACGGCCTGCGGCTCGGCACCCCGGAGATCACCCGTAACGGCATGGACGAGGACGACATGCCCGCTCTGGCCGCCTTCATCGCCCGCGCCCTCGCCCCCGCCAGCGTGCCGGCCACGCTGGCGGCCGAGGTCACCGCATGGCGTGCGCCCTTCACCGAAGTGCGCTTCACCGCGGTCCCCCGGCCAGTAGGACCGCCTCATGACCCCTCCGACCAGTAA
- a CDS encoding acetamidase/formamidase family protein: MMEPLSRHSDRYLDVPRVTCQVGVPLADQPKIGHNRWHPEIPPAVTVDPGGEVILESAAYDDYQIHDNGSLDELRHVDLSRMHPLTGPVHVNGARPGDVLVAEVLGVEPLSGIAFANILPGTPGLLGEIFPDGYRSTWYARGGIAESPQVPGVRIPAQPHAGTMGVAPSYELMRLWHEREQPLYADDRAFPPDPRNALLRGLGADAARMAARTQPPRENGGNMDINALGPGATIYFPVFVEGALLSLGDHHLAAADGECSFNAMEMDGRTWLRLRLIKDGMARHRITTPIVRPAPLVAQFGADRYLGFTGFCFRGKEQRYQDASFAAQEAVRRAVDYLTGLGYSGEQAYVILSVAPVEIRVSCIVTIPNPTVTLYLPIDIFDRDVLPS, translated from the coding sequence ATGATGGAGCCGCTTTCCCGTCACAGCGACCGCTACTTGGACGTGCCCCGGGTGACCTGCCAGGTCGGGGTCCCGCTCGCCGATCAGCCGAAGATCGGGCACAACCGCTGGCATCCCGAGATCCCACCGGCCGTGACGGTGGATCCAGGCGGCGAGGTGATCCTGGAGTCGGCCGCCTATGACGACTACCAGATCCACGACAACGGCAGTCTCGACGAGCTGCGCCACGTCGATCTGTCCCGCATGCATCCGCTGACCGGCCCGGTGCACGTCAACGGCGCACGGCCCGGTGACGTGCTGGTCGCGGAGGTGCTCGGCGTCGAACCGCTGAGCGGCATCGCCTTCGCCAACATCCTGCCCGGCACGCCCGGACTGCTCGGCGAGATCTTCCCTGATGGTTACCGCTCGACGTGGTACGCCCGCGGCGGCATCGCCGAGTCGCCGCAGGTGCCCGGCGTGCGCATTCCCGCCCAGCCCCATGCCGGAACCATGGGGGTCGCGCCGTCGTACGAGCTGATGCGACTGTGGCACGAGCGCGAGCAGCCCCTCTACGCCGACGATCGCGCCTTCCCCCCGGATCCGCGCAACGCGTTGCTGCGTGGCCTCGGAGCCGACGCCGCCCGGATGGCGGCCCGAACCCAGCCGCCCCGGGAGAACGGCGGCAACATGGACATCAACGCCCTCGGCCCGGGCGCCACGATCTACTTCCCGGTGTTCGTGGAGGGCGCGCTACTGTCGCTCGGCGACCACCATCTCGCGGCAGCGGACGGGGAGTGCAGCTTCAACGCGATGGAGATGGACGGCCGCACCTGGCTACGGCTGCGTCTGATCAAGGACGGCATGGCCCGTCACCGAATCACCACGCCGATCGTCCGTCCGGCTCCCCTGGTCGCGCAGTTCGGTGCCGACCGCTATCTCGGCTTCACCGGTTTCTGCTTCCGCGGTAAGGAGCAGCGGTATCAGGACGCGAGCTTCGCCGCCCAAGAGGCGGTGCGCCGGGCCGTGGACTACCTGACAGGGCTGGGCTACAGCGGCGAGCAGGCGTACGTGATCCTGAGCGTCGCCCCCGTCGAGATCCGCGTCAGCTGCATCGTCACCATTCCCAATCCGACGGTGACGCTCTACCTTCCGATCGACATCTTCGACCGGGACGTCTTGCCGAGCTGA
- a CDS encoding MFS transporter, with protein sequence MSIRGDRRTFYQLLVNTLLVSVINNTVWFAITFYVYLQTRSVFATGVISGIFLVMTALTGVWFGSLVDRHAKKTMMQLSALVSLMLYAAALAVYGAVPEESFTDPASVALWTMIVLLMFGVIAGNIRTIALPTLVTTLIEEDSRDRANGLVGSTSGVSFLVTSVFSGLLVAFGGMFWVLILALTALAAGVLHLAAVRMPERPAAPGVPVPVGAGPSAEAAPVLGEPAAAPAHAVDLRGTIRLVREVPGLMALIAFSAFNNFLGGVFMALMDAYGLSLVSVQVWGLLWGVLSTGLIFGGLLVARTGLSHNPVRVLLLVNLVLWTVTLLFPLRSSIVLLAVGMYVYMLLVPYAEAAEQTILQKVVPYERQGRVFGFAQSVEQAASPLTAFLISPIAQFVFIPLMTGGGAGAQTIGGWFGTGADRGLALVFMLTGVIGLIATTLALRSHPYRRLSHRLGSGPATGAATAASPRP encoded by the coding sequence ATGAGCATTCGAGGAGACCGGAGGACCTTCTATCAGCTGTTGGTCAACACTCTGCTGGTGTCGGTCATCAACAACACCGTCTGGTTCGCGATCACTTTCTACGTCTATCTGCAGACGCGTTCGGTCTTCGCCACCGGCGTGATCTCCGGCATCTTCCTGGTGATGACGGCGCTCACCGGTGTCTGGTTCGGCAGCCTGGTCGACCGCCACGCGAAGAAGACGATGATGCAATTGTCGGCGTTGGTGTCACTCATGCTCTACGCCGCGGCGCTCGCGGTTTACGGGGCAGTCCCGGAGGAATCGTTCACCGATCCGGCGAGCGTTGCCCTGTGGACGATGATCGTGCTGCTGATGTTCGGCGTCATCGCGGGCAACATCCGGACGATCGCGCTGCCGACGCTGGTGACCACGCTGATCGAAGAAGACAGCAGGGACCGGGCCAACGGGCTGGTCGGCAGCACGTCGGGCGTGAGCTTCCTGGTGACATCGGTCTTCAGCGGCCTGCTCGTGGCATTCGGCGGCATGTTCTGGGTGCTGATCCTGGCGCTGACGGCACTCGCCGCAGGCGTGCTGCACCTGGCCGCCGTGCGGATGCCGGAGCGGCCGGCGGCCCCCGGCGTGCCCGTGCCGGTGGGGGCAGGGCCTTCGGCGGAGGCAGCCCCGGTGCTCGGCGAGCCGGCCGCCGCCCCGGCGCACGCCGTGGACCTGCGGGGCACGATCCGGCTGGTCCGCGAGGTGCCGGGGTTGATGGCACTGATCGCCTTCTCCGCGTTCAACAATTTCCTCGGCGGCGTCTTCATGGCGCTGATGGACGCTTACGGACTGTCCCTGGTGTCGGTGCAGGTGTGGGGGCTGCTCTGGGGCGTGCTGAGCACCGGCCTGATCTTCGGCGGGCTGCTCGTCGCCCGGACCGGCCTGAGTCACAACCCTGTACGCGTGCTGCTGCTGGTCAACCTGGTGCTGTGGACGGTGACCCTGCTGTTCCCGCTACGGTCCTCGATCGTCCTGCTCGCTGTCGGAATGTACGTGTACATGCTGCTCGTGCCGTACGCGGAGGCCGCCGAGCAGACGATCCTGCAGAAGGTCGTGCCCTACGAGCGGCAGGGCCGGGTCTTCGGCTTCGCGCAGAGCGTCGAGCAGGCTGCCTCTCCGCTGACCGCGTTCCTGATCTCACCGATCGCCCAGTTCGTCTTCATCCCGCTCATGACCGGCGGTGGTGCGGGCGCCCAGACGATCGGCGGCTGGTTCGGCACCGGCGCCGACCGCGGTCTTGCCCTCGTCTTCATGCTGACCGGCGTCATCGGCCTGATCGCCACCACCCTGGCACTACGCAGCCACCCGTATCGGCGGCTGAGCCACCGGCTCGGCTCGGGCCCGGCAACCGGGGCAGCCACCGCAGCGTCGCCTCGACCTTGA
- a CDS encoding DUF2218 domain-containing protein, with translation MPTAEARVATERASRYLVQLCRHATQLGHGFPAHPGRNRHMDSERPKNIQAEWSETSGTITVDWGSCVLKATPEALTLSIEAEDEDGLRRLQTLLTRNITRMGRRDNLAVDWNRTDVNAETAPAIGTAPGEKATPRRDRHTVVGLTLAALLAVGVHVGLAAGILTIPHWAGVGADVVLVALLVKAALVATHVWRRRPSAKAR, from the coding sequence ATGCCGACCGCCGAAGCCCGCGTCGCGACCGAACGCGCCAGCCGATACCTCGTCCAGCTATGCCGCCACGCCACCCAGCTGGGCCACGGCTTCCCCGCTCACCCAGGCCGCAACCGGCACATGGACAGCGAGAGGCCGAAGAACATTCAGGCTGAATGGTCGGAAACCAGCGGGACCATCACCGTCGACTGGGGATCCTGCGTCCTGAAGGCCACTCCTGAGGCCTTGACACTAAGCATCGAGGCCGAGGACGAGGACGGGCTGCGGCGCCTCCAGACCCTCCTCACCAGGAACATCACCCGGATGGGCAGAAGGGACAACCTGGCCGTGGACTGGAACCGTACGGACGTGAACGCCGAGACGGCGCCCGCCATCGGGACGGCGCCCGGCGAGAAGGCCACACCACGTCGAGATCGGCACACGGTGGTCGGTCTTACGTTGGCCGCCCTCCTGGCGGTCGGCGTGCACGTGGGCCTGGCCGCGGGCATTCTGACGATCCCGCATTGGGCTGGAGTGGGCGCGGACGTCGTCCTGGTGGCCCTCCTGGTGAAGGCGGCCCTCGTAGCGACCCACGTCTGGCGCCGCCGCCCATCCGCCAAAGCCCGCTGA
- a CDS encoding TetR/AcrR family transcriptional regulator: protein MPKLWNETIEAHRRTVHDAILDATVELVGERGLLAVTMSQIAEKTGIGRATLYKYFPDVETILLAWHNRQVAGHLEHLARAGERESDAGQRLEAMLETYALIHRQMAGHGLSPDLVTLLHRSHDAGHARQQLHAMLRDALADAVRAGVIRDDVAADELATFCLHALQAAAALPSEAAVQTLVALTLAGLRAR, encoded by the coding sequence GTGCCCAAGCTGTGGAACGAGACGATCGAGGCGCACCGCCGTACCGTGCATGACGCGATCCTGGACGCCACAGTCGAGCTGGTGGGCGAGCGGGGGCTGCTGGCGGTGACGATGTCGCAGATCGCCGAGAAGACCGGCATCGGCCGAGCCACGCTCTACAAATACTTCCCCGACGTCGAGACGATTCTGCTGGCCTGGCACAACCGCCAGGTCGCCGGGCATCTGGAGCACCTCGCACGGGCGGGGGAGCGCGAGAGCGATGCCGGGCAGCGGCTGGAGGCCATGCTGGAGACGTACGCGCTCATCCATCGACAGATGGCAGGGCACGGTCTCAGCCCCGACCTCGTCACGCTCCTGCACCGATCGCACGACGCCGGCCACGCCCGGCAGCAGCTGCACGCCATGCTCCGTGACGCGCTGGCCGATGCCGTGCGGGCCGGTGTCATACGTGATGACGTGGCGGCGGACGAGCTTGCCACGTTCTGCCTCCACGCGCTTCAGGCGGCTGCCGCCCTTCCGTCGGAAGCCGCTGTCCAGACGCTCGTCGCACTCACTTTGGCGGGGTTGCGAGCCCGCTGA
- a CDS encoding sulfotransferase domain-containing protein, translated as MIIWVASFPRSGNTFLRIILKQLYGVRTSTVYDVDGVAARLGPDLIGFEERPSSIEEMRASEKLHFVKTHRQRAREEDRAICLVRDGRDSITSWAHLTSAPDFEAEIRAIINRRDDVGTGSWGQNVLSWLRPPAPHRVMLRYEELIRRPRRTVETVLATLAPALRPLPDARIPTFAELHQVDGGFFRRGHPGTHSDELPEELHQLFWSRPDNVAAMELLGYSRDA; from the coding sequence ATGATCATCTGGGTCGCCTCGTTCCCTCGATCAGGCAACACCTTCCTCCGCATCATCCTGAAGCAGCTGTACGGCGTGCGCACCTCCACCGTCTACGACGTCGATGGCGTGGCCGCGCGGCTCGGCCCTGACCTGATCGGCTTCGAGGAGCGTCCCTCCTCCATCGAGGAGATGCGCGCTTCCGAGAAGCTGCATTTCGTCAAGACGCACCGGCAGCGTGCCAGGGAAGAGGATCGGGCGATCTGTCTCGTCCGAGACGGCCGCGACTCCATAACCTCATGGGCGCACCTGACCAGCGCGCCTGATTTCGAGGCCGAGATCCGCGCGATAATCAACCGTCGTGACGATGTAGGAACGGGCAGCTGGGGTCAGAACGTACTGAGCTGGCTACGTCCGCCCGCGCCCCATCGCGTGATGCTCCGCTACGAGGAGCTGATCCGCCGGCCGCGACGGACCGTCGAGACGGTGCTGGCCACGCTGGCGCCGGCCCTGCGGCCACTGCCTGATGCCCGCATCCCTACCTTCGCAGAGCTCCACCAGGTCGATGGCGGATTCTTCCGGAGAGGACACCCGGGCACACACTCGGACGAGCTGCCAGAGGAGCTGCACCAGCTCTTCTGGTCCCGCCCCGACAACGTCGCGGCCATGGAGCTGCTTGGGTATTCACGCGATGCGTGA
- a CDS encoding NPCBM/NEW2 domain-containing protein: MPPGASVKAYSVEVSGSYQVGGHRERRSSERPIVVPPAPPTATSWLSDLPRTSAVGKAYKDQQLIPKYTPGSGLSYEYKPITMRGVTYAKGVGTISGSSLIYYLGGRCSKLTAIVGVDDNAFSYGLPTPSLPIRIVVDGKTVFDQRVAQGSPVVIDEDLSTAKAVELEAELEMISNLSVDWANARVVCS, from the coding sequence GTGCCACCCGGCGCATCAGTGAAGGCGTACTCGGTCGAGGTCTCCGGCAGCTACCAGGTCGGCGGGCACCGGGAACGGAGGAGCAGCGAGAGACCGATCGTCGTCCCGCCCGCGCCGCCCACGGCGACGAGTTGGCTCAGCGACCTGCCGCGGACGTCGGCGGTCGGCAAGGCCTACAAGGACCAACAGCTCATCCCGAAGTACACCCCTGGCAGCGGCCTGTCCTACGAATACAAACCGATCACGATGCGCGGCGTGACCTACGCCAAGGGCGTCGGCACCATATCGGGATCGAGCTTGATCTACTACCTCGGCGGGCGCTGCTCGAAGCTGACCGCGATCGTCGGTGTAGATGACAACGCCTTCTCGTACGGGCTGCCCACGCCCTCGCTACCGATTCGGATCGTCGTCGATGGCAAGACGGTGTTCGATCAAAGGGTCGCCCAGGGTTCGCCGGTCGTGATCGACGAGGACCTCAGCACCGCCAAGGCCGTGGAGCTGGAGGCGGAGTTGGAGATGATCTCCAACCTCTCTGTCGACTGGGCGAACGCTCGGGTGGTCTGCTCTTAG
- a CDS encoding cupin domain-containing protein, whose amino-acid sequence MTDSMTTKRYTSPDPELDSYYGDLAAKDLRPLWELGEMFTSEPKAAAVPHRWRAADLHELAGRAGDLVPIERGGDRRVIGLANPGLGGAPFIAPSLWAGVQFLLPGELAPPHRHTAAALRFILGGRGAYTVVDGDSIPMTPGDLVLTPGWTVHEHHNPGDEPMVWLDVLDLPLVIGLEALFFEQRPGNPAQQCPARSASEMFYGQSAGLVPVGNQTPAFDGPSSPLTRVGVSIGDSIAGLYGAFGAVMALLDRQRHPGKSIPLQDRIIDVALNESIYSMMESLVPDYLAHGVQRHRTGGRMEGIAPSNAYLCADAKSVVIAAIPTPSSSGT is encoded by the coding sequence GTGACCGACAGCATGACGACGAAGCGTTACACCTCCCCGGACCCCGAGCTCGACAGCTACTACGGCGACCTGGCAGCCAAGGATCTGCGGCCGTTGTGGGAGCTGGGCGAAATGTTTACCTCCGAACCCAAGGCCGCCGCTGTCCCGCATCGATGGCGGGCCGCCGACCTCCACGAGCTGGCCGGCCGCGCCGGGGACCTCGTCCCGATCGAGCGGGGAGGCGACCGCAGGGTCATCGGGTTGGCCAACCCCGGTCTGGGCGGTGCGCCCTTCATCGCGCCGTCGTTGTGGGCTGGGGTGCAATTCCTCCTGCCCGGTGAGCTGGCGCCGCCCCACCGCCACACCGCAGCGGCCCTGCGGTTCATTCTCGGCGGCCGTGGCGCCTACACCGTGGTCGATGGCGACTCCATTCCGATGACGCCCGGCGACCTGGTGCTCACGCCGGGATGGACCGTGCACGAGCATCACAATCCGGGCGACGAGCCGATGGTCTGGCTTGATGTGCTGGACTTGCCGCTGGTGATCGGTCTCGAGGCACTATTTTTCGAACAGCGCCCCGGCAACCCCGCGCAGCAGTGTCCAGCGCGCTCGGCGTCGGAGATGTTCTACGGGCAGAGCGCGGGCTTGGTGCCGGTCGGGAACCAGACGCCGGCGTTCGATGGCCCGTCCTCGCCCCTGACGCGAGTGGGGGTGTCGATCGGTGACTCGATCGCTGGGCTCTACGGCGCGTTCGGCGCGGTGATGGCGCTTCTTGATCGGCAACGACACCCCGGCAAGTCAATTCCTTTGCAAGATCGGATCATCGATGTCGCACTGAACGAATCGATCTACTCGATGATGGAGTCGCTGGTTCCCGACTACCTGGCCCACGGAGTCCAACGACACCGCACCGGTGGACGCATGGAGGGTATCGCGCCGTCCAACGCCTACCTGTGCGCGGACGCCAAATCGGTTGTCATCGCGGCAATTCCGACGCCATCTTCCAGCGGTACATGA
- a CDS encoding amidohydrolase family protein — protein MLKITALEEHLVTAGIFEAWRTVPETWQLYGAATGRPDLIDRLLDLGQARLADMDDQGIDVQVLSVTPPGVQSLGAARAVPLAREANDAIAAAVRAHPGRFEGFATLPTPDPHAAAEELRRAVTGLGLKGAMIHGRTGSRNLDHPDMTPIWEAAAELRCPIYLHPQFPDTPVRDAYYSHLGTVADKVFAGPMVGWHYETGLQLLRLVLAGTFDRFPTLQIITGHWGEVVLFYLDRITQTQSWTGLSLQRPIGDYFARNVSYTGSGILSERYLHWTKEVVGIDRILYATDYPFIDAGNAHDFLDDAALTAAEREAIAHGNWERLTAHLG, from the coding sequence ATGCTGAAGATCACCGCTCTCGAAGAGCACCTGGTCACGGCGGGGATCTTCGAGGCATGGCGGACGGTGCCGGAAACCTGGCAGTTGTATGGGGCCGCCACGGGCCGCCCGGACCTCATCGACCGGCTTCTCGACCTGGGTCAGGCCCGGCTGGCGGACATGGACGACCAGGGCATCGACGTTCAGGTGCTGTCGGTGACACCGCCCGGGGTCCAGAGCCTCGGCGCGGCAAGGGCGGTCCCGCTCGCGCGGGAGGCCAACGACGCTATCGCCGCAGCCGTCCGCGCCCATCCCGGCCGCTTCGAGGGATTCGCGACACTGCCCACCCCGGACCCCCATGCGGCCGCTGAGGAACTGCGGCGGGCGGTCACCGGCCTCGGCCTCAAGGGCGCCATGATCCATGGCCGGACCGGGTCGAGGAACCTCGACCATCCCGACATGACACCGATCTGGGAGGCGGCCGCGGAGCTACGTTGCCCGATCTACCTGCACCCCCAGTTCCCCGACACGCCTGTCCGTGACGCCTACTATTCGCATTTGGGGACCGTCGCCGACAAAGTCTTCGCAGGTCCCATGGTCGGATGGCACTACGAGACCGGACTGCAGCTGCTGCGGCTGGTGCTGGCGGGGACTTTCGACCGGTTCCCGACCCTGCAGATCATCACCGGGCACTGGGGTGAGGTCGTGCTGTTCTACCTCGACCGGATCACCCAGACCCAGTCCTGGACCGGACTGTCCCTGCAGCGGCCGATCGGCGACTACTTCGCGCGCAACGTCTCCTACACCGGCAGCGGGATCCTCAGCGAACGCTACCTGCACTGGACCAAGGAGGTGGTCGGCATCGACCGCATCCTCTACGCCACCGACTACCCCTTCATCGATGCCGGCAACGCCCACGACTTCCTCGACGACGCGGCCCTCACCGCGGCCGAGCGTGAAGCTATCGCACACGGCAACTGGGAGCGCCTCACCGCCCATCTCGGCTAG